A region from the Geotrypetes seraphini chromosome 10, aGeoSer1.1, whole genome shotgun sequence genome encodes:
- the SHISA7 gene encoding protein shisa-7, with translation MCVGVSVPALAPVAMGHMTVLLLCTFLDVLAANKVLGGVRPTNHSWPLPTLLAHVKKLIAPQNATAADICYGYFDVMGHYDNTFNCSTGTYRFCCGTCYYRFCCEDRHERLDQKSCRNYVTPIWVDQPQASTTIANGKVQEYNPLKDQTNSTVYVICGVISFTLAVGIGAKIAFNRASNQPEAREINVPRALVDILRHQTVTVNRSERNNSTSISPGPPDNGPARPPKNLYNPIKPLKSNHDNMHHNYIHLTLNSPKHSATLDYHMNNQAHFPGSSMKYNTLSFSRSFHNLSHLPPSYESAMKSDISKYCSLKRLEKDTDDFYMKRKHLAELTRGTLPLHAMKMTYDRGGYPEKSQTPRRVMSQEHILTEYNNPYLDNQPPVRYDYTILREQRPMSHERLLSREVIHSQEHLLSPERLQQHSPTPFHDVRLGHQKALSHSNVCSGSTTMLDCQHTLKMNSHTTAASSPKATWDAGNSGTTSRRQAFAAKRQNTVEQLQFIPGHLPSHNQQHLRTGSKNEVTV, from the exons ATGTGTGTTGGCGTCTCGGTGCCAGCGCTGGCACCTGTTGCAATGGGCCATATGACAGTATTGCTCCTTTGCACTTTCCTGGATGTCCTAGCGGCCAACAAGGTGCTGGGTGGTGTCCGGCCTACCAACCACAGCTGGCCACTGCCCACACTACTGGCCCACGTGAAGAAGCTGATAGCGCCGCAGAATGCCACAGCGGCGGACATCTGCTACGGGTATTTTGATGTAATGGGCCACTATGATAACACATTCAACTGCTCCACGGGCACCTACCGCTTCTGCTGCGGTACCTGCTACTACCGATTCTGCTGTGAGGACCGCCACGAGCGGCTGGACCAGAAGAGCTGCCGCAACTATGTGACACCAATCTGGGTTGACCAGCCTCAAGCCAGCACCACAATTGCCAACGGGAAAGTCCAGGAATACAACCCGCTGAAGGACCAGACCAACAGCACCGTCTATGTCATCTGTGGTGTCATCAGCTTCACCCTAGCTGTGGGTATTGGAGCCAAGATTGCCTTCAACCGGGCATCCAACCAGCCCGAAGCCCGGGAGATAAATGTACCCAG AGCCCTGGTGGATATTCTCAGACATCAGACTGTCACGGTGAACCGCTCAGAACGTAACAACAGCACCTCTATCAGTCCTGGCCCACCAGACAATGGGCCAGCCCGGCCACCCAAGAATCTCTACAACCCCATCAAGCCCTTAAAGAGCAACCATG ATAACATGCACCACAATTATATCCATCTGACTCTCAACAGCCCGAAACACTCGGCCACTTTGG ATTACCACATGAACAACCAGGCCCATTTCCCAGGCTCTTCCATGAAGTACAACACACTTTCCTTCTCTCGTTCCTTTCACAACCTCTCTCACCTGCCTCCATCCTATGAGTCCGCCATGAAATCTGACATCAGCAAGTACTGCTCCCTCAAGAGACTCG agaAGGACACAGACGATTTCTACATGAAGCGGAAGCACCTTGCTGAGCTGACGCGAGGGACTCTGCCCCTGCACGCCATGAAGATGACCTACGACCGCGGGGGCTATCCAGAGAAGTCGCAGACACCGCGCCGGGTAATGTCGCAAGAGCACATCCTCACCGAGTACAATAACCCCTATCTTGACAACCAGCCTCCCGTCCGCTACGACTACACCATTCTACGGGAGCAGCGCCCCATGTCCCATGAGCGCTTACTGTCTCGTGAGGTCATCCATTCACAGGAACACCTGCTTTCACCAGAGCGTTTGCAACAACACAGCCCCACCCCCTTCCACGATGTCCGACTGGGCCACCAGAAGGCCCTCTCCCACAGCAACGTGTGCTCGGGCAGCACCACTATGCTGGACTGCCAGCACACACTGAAGATGAACTCCCACACCACTGCTGCCAGCTCGCCAAAGGCCACCTGGGATGCGGGCAACAGCGGCACGACGAGCAGGCGGCAGGCCTTTGCAGCCAAGCGGCAGAACACCGTGGAACAACTTCAGTTCATCCCTGGCCACCTCCCCAGCCACAACCAGCAGCATCTCCGCACGGGTAGCAAGAACGAAGTTACCGTCTGA
- the ISOC2 gene encoding isochorismatase domain-containing protein 2, which yields MALRKLGKLSQKSSVLFLCDMQEKFRPNIAAFPEIVSVAARMLRAAQVLDIPVIVTEQYPKGLGPTVPELGAQDLRKYSKTCFSMLTPEVEEALRAVPDLRSVLLCGIETQACIMSTSLDLLEKGLDVHIVADACSSRSQVDRFLAFARLKQSGAFLTTSEGAILQLAKDAAHPRFKELQGIIKDPAPDSGLLSFLQGPLLG from the exons ATGGCGCTCCGGAAGCTCGGCAAGCTGAGCCAGAAGTCCAGCGTCCTCTTCCTCTGCGACATGCAAGAGAAATTCCGCCCCAATATCGCCGCTTTCCCCGAGATCGTGTCGGTGGCGGCGCGTATGCTGCGG GCAGCTCAGGTGCTGGACATCCCGGTGATTGTGACAGAGCAGTACCCCAAGGGGCTGGGTCCCACGGTGCCAGAGCTGGGTGCCCAGGACCTGAGGAAATACAGCAAGACCTGCTTCAGTATGCTGACACCTGAGGTGGAGGAGGCTTTGCGTGCTGTCCCAGACCTACGCTCCGTGCTTCTGTGTGGAATTGAGACCCAAGCCTGCATCATG AGCACCAGCCTCGATCTGTTGGAAAAGGGCTTGGATGTCCACATCGTGGCAGACGCATGCTCCTCTCGAAG TCAGGTGGACCGGTTCCTGGCTTTTGCTCGACTGAAACAGAGCGGAGCCTTTCTTACCACAAGCGAAGGTGCCATCCTCCAGCTGGCTAAGGATGCCGCTCACCCCAGGTTTAAAGAG CTTCAAGGAATCATCAAAGATCCAGCCCCAGACAGCGGCCTACTGTCCTTCCTCCAGGGTCCTCTTCTCGGCTGA